The Glycine soja cultivar W05 chromosome 6, ASM419377v2, whole genome shotgun sequence genome has a window encoding:
- the LOC114417189 gene encoding transmembrane E3 ubiquitin-protein ligase FLY2-like: protein MVCLGFDMVEVDSQRLKLERRGVGILLRISCGWLVFMLFFSPVAGLRPLRDRTNSWGDEWVFTRKDESDLGPFSQWNISGTYRGNWKFIDTTNASTGFPDIRKINGNSVIELVSMPTKITGVHYVQGVVIFHDVFDNEYNVGGAQIRVEGVYIWPYRQLRMVANSGKEGGLNQDGDYILSNPYHLLGVFSSQVFQEPSQHKMWRRKHSPLHGMEKHCNVEIAAQVSRLSSSKHEGEHDSFQLEGLMESPSVDNDGDCFSPLQLNATSINIEVYYNKAVNYTLMVTFISFLQVLLLIRQMEHSNTQSGAAKVSILMIGQQAIVDAYLCLIHLTAGILVESLFNAFATAAFFKFVVFSIFEMRYLLAIWKASRPLSSGEGWETMRRELSVLYSRFYGILLGGILLMYEFHYHLRLILLLVYSFWIPQIITNVIRDSRKPLHPHYILGITVTRLAIPLYIFGCPDNFLRIEPDQSWCVCLAIFVGLQAAILLLQHYFGSLWFIPRQFLPEKYCYYRRFAQDTNHATDCVICMTAIDISPRSNDCMVTPCDHFFHSGCLQRWMDIKMECPTCRRPLPPA from the exons ATGGTGTGTTTGGGGTTTGACATGGTTGAGGTTGACTCTCAAAGATTGAAACTTGAGAGGAGGGGAGTCGGGATTTTGCTCAGAATTTCCTGTGGGTGGTTGGTGTTTATGCTGTTTTTCAGTCCTGTGGCAGGTTTGAGACCCTTGAGGGACAGAACTAATTCATGGGGTGATGAG TGggtttttacaagaaaagacGAAAGTGACTTAGGTCCATTTTCACAATGGAACATAAGTGGAACTTACAGAG GGAATTGGAAGTTTATAGATACTACAAATGCCTCTACCGGATTTCCAGACATCAGAAAAATAAATGGAAATTCTGTAATTGAATTAGTTAGTATGCCCACAAAGATAACTGGTGTACACTATGTGCAG GGGGTAGTCATATTCCATGATGTATTTGACAATGAATACAATGTTGGTGGAGCTCAAATCAGAGTAGAAGGTGTGTATATATGGCCATATAGGCAGCTTCGAATGGTAGCCAACAG TGGAAAAGAGGGGGGTTTAAATCAGGATGGAGATTATATTTTATCCAATCCATATCATCTG CTTGGAGTTTTCTCATCTCAAGTATTCCAAGAGCCTTCACAACATAAGATGTGGAGAAGAAAACATT CTCCATTACATGGCATGGAGAAACATTGCAATGTAGAAATCGCTGCACAGGTTTCACGcctgtcatcatcaaaacatg AAGGGGAGCATGATTCTTTTCAGTTAGAAGGGTTAATGGAGAGTCCATCTGTGGATAACGATGGGGACTGCTTCTCGCCTTTACAGTTAAATGCAACATCTATTAACATTGAAGTCTACTATAATAAAGCAGTGAACTATACCTTGATGGTTACTTTT ATCTCATTTTTGCAAGTTCTTCTATTAATTCGGCAAATGGAGCATAGCAACACCCAATCT GGGGCTGCTAAGGTTTCAATATTAATGATTGGTCAGCAAGCTATAGTGGATGCTTATCTTTGCCTTATACATTTGACTGCAGGAATACTAGTTG AATCCTTGTTCAATGCTTTTGCAACTGCTGCATTTTTCAAGTTTGTGGTTTTCTCAATATTTGAGATGAGATATCTCCTTGCCATCTGGAAGGCGAGTAGGCCTTTGAGCAGTGGTGAAGGTTGGGAGACAATGAGACGTGAATTGTCGGTTTTATACAGTCGTTTCT ATGGGATCCTATTGGGAGGCATACTGCTCATGTATGAATTCCACTATCATTTGAGACTCATTCTTCTTCTTGTATACTCCTTTTGGATACCTCAGATAATCACCAATGTTATTCGTGACTCACGCAAGCCTTTGCATCCTCATTATATCTTAGGCATAACTGTTACTAGGCTAGCGATcccattatatatttttggttgtcCTGACAACTTCCTGCGCATAGAACCAGATCAGAGCTGGTGTGTTTGTTTGGCTATATTTGTTGGACTTCAAGCTGCAATTCTCTTGCTTCAGCACTATTTTGGGTCCTTGTGGTTCATTCCTCGTCAG TTTCTACCTGAGAAATACTGCTATTATAGGAGGTTTGCTCAAGATACAAACCATGCCACAGACTGTGTTATATGCATGACGGCCATTGATATTTCTCCGCGATCTAACGATTGCATG GTGACCCCTTGTGACCATTTTTTCCACTCTGGCTGTTTGCAAAGATGGATGGATATAAAGATGGAGTGCCCTACTTGCCGACGCCCTCTTCCACCTGCATGA